A single Armatimonadota bacterium DNA region contains:
- a CDS encoding prepilin-type N-terminal cleavage/methylation domain-containing protein, which translates to MRRAFTLIELLVVIAIIAILAAILFPVFAQAKSAAKKTALLSNTKQIGTAMSIYMTDSDDVYPRNDDCYDKSALNPALNTKPFNPNGVGCTSSPFYYRMNHYSWQKWVMPYAKNLDIFKHTGRELYDGASTSCTNVWSGCGQMAGTMALNLALTGALNSYGRSETQNGYWRNSFLGGTQGAIPDVAQAALLIELYNPNVTFAPVFVTPNAPTQTAYPVAIRELWIPNFMQGNSSNCTYSSEIDKSKYPFSDTIIIGRADGSAKSMAIKQFLANTPPASEYAVSSKWSCTFDGGAWTITAKPTWSKSWPMWALQ; encoded by the coding sequence ATGCGACGAGCCTTTACCCTCATCGAACTCCTGGTCGTCATCGCGATCATCGCGATCCTGGCCGCCATTTTGTTCCCGGTCTTCGCGCAAGCCAAATCGGCGGCCAAGAAGACGGCCCTTCTGTCGAACACGAAGCAGATCGGAACGGCCATGTCGATCTACATGACCGACTCTGACGACGTCTATCCCCGGAACGACGACTGTTACGACAAGTCGGCGCTCAACCCGGCCCTCAACACCAAGCCGTTCAACCCGAACGGCGTCGGATGCACCAGTTCACCGTTCTACTACCGCATGAACCACTACTCTTGGCAGAAGTGGGTGATGCCGTACGCGAAGAACCTGGACATCTTCAAGCACACGGGCCGTGAACTGTACGACGGGGCGAGCACGAGCTGCACCAACGTCTGGTCGGGATGCGGGCAGATGGCCGGGACCATGGCCCTCAACCTCGCTCTGACGGGCGCCTTGAACTCCTACGGTCGGAGCGAGACGCAGAACGGCTATTGGCGCAACAGCTTCCTGGGCGGCACCCAAGGCGCCATCCCGGACGTCGCCCAAGCCGCGCTCCTCATCGAGCTTTACAACCCGAACGTGACGTTCGCACCCGTCTTCGTGACGCCCAACGCTCCGACTCAGACCGCGTATCCCGTCGCGATCCGAGAGCTTTGGATCCCGAACTTCATGCAGGGTAACAGTTCGAACTGCACGTACTCGAGCGAGATCGACAAGTCGAAGTACCCGTTCAGCGACACGATCATCATCGGTCGCGCCGACGGTAGCGCGAAGTCGATGGCGATCAAGCAGTTCTTGGCCAACACACCGCCCGCGTCCGAGTACGCGGTCAGCTCCAAATGGTCGTGCACGTTCGACGGCGGAGCCTGGACGATCACGGCGAAACCGACCTGGTCCAAGTCTTGGCCGATGTGGGCCCTTCAGTAA
- a CDS encoding histidine triad nucleotide-binding protein: MPTLFTRIINGEIPAEFVYQDEHVVAFKDISPKAPVHVLIVTREEIPGLAGLPDDGSHTRILNAAKSIAAQLGLTGGYRLVINQGEDAGQTVPHLHAHLLGGTALTSEFA; the protein is encoded by the coding sequence TTGCCCACCCTGTTCACGCGGATCATCAACGGCGAGATTCCGGCCGAGTTCGTCTATCAGGACGAACACGTCGTAGCGTTCAAGGACATCTCCCCGAAGGCGCCCGTCCACGTCTTGATCGTGACTCGCGAGGAGATCCCCGGCCTCGCCGGCTTGCCCGATGATGGCTCGCACACCCGGATCTTGAACGCGGCCAAGTCGATCGCCGCGCAACTCGGACTGACCGGCGGATACCGGCTCGTCATCAACCAAGGAGAGGACGCCGGGCAGACCGTCCCCCATCTCCATGCCCACCTCTTAGGTGGAACCGCCTTGACGAGCGAATTCGCTTAA